The Cohaesibacter gelatinilyticus genome includes a window with the following:
- a CDS encoding metal-sensing transcriptional repressor, whose product MSHDHSHLHPNHPKIAKRLKRAQGHLRHVIDMIEQGNPCHDIAQQLFAVERAIANAKRTLIQDHIDHCLEASLHPGNEGGGDDARQGIEDFKAITKYL is encoded by the coding sequence ATGTCACATGATCACTCCCATCTTCATCCGAACCATCCCAAAATTGCCAAGCGTCTGAAGCGTGCGCAGGGGCATTTGCGTCATGTTATTGATATGATTGAACAAGGTAATCCTTGTCATGACATTGCTCAGCAATTGTTTGCAGTGGAACGAGCTATTGCCAATGCAAAACGAACTCTGATTCAGGACCATATTGATCATTGCCTGGAAGCTAGCTTGCACCCCGGTAATGAAGGTGGGGGGGATGATGCCCGTCAGGGGATCGAAGATTTCAAGGCCATTACGAAATATCTCTAA
- a CDS encoding ArsR/SmtB family transcription factor, whose protein sequence is MALPVFHENMLESDMEKMESNATRASNFLKAIGHEGRMMILCHLVTGEKSVTELEDLLSARQAAVSQQLSRLRLEGLITPRREGKSIYYRLTDDRSKQIMEVVYELFCRD, encoded by the coding sequence ATGGCACTGCCAGTCTTCCACGAGAATATGCTTGAAAGCGACATGGAAAAGATGGAGAGCAACGCCACCCGTGCCTCCAATTTCCTGAAAGCGATAGGGCATGAGGGAAGAATGATGATTCTCTGCCACCTGGTCACCGGTGAAAAATCAGTCACCGAGCTTGAGGATCTCTTGTCCGCTCGTCAGGCAGCTGTCTCTCAACAACTCTCCAGATTGCGCCTGGAAGGGTTGATCACACCACGCAGAGAAGGCAAATCAATCTATTATCGCTTGACCGATGACCGTTCCAAACAAATAATGGAAGTGGTCTATGAACTCTTCTGCAGGGATTAG
- a CDS encoding thioredoxin family protein, producing MRILDQTKALFIVGAICLGALVTTPLATNAASVGDDGLHKQTWMRDTFKDLREDLEEATAEGKRLMVMIEQRGCIYCKKMHEEIYPIPEISNFIEENFFVVQINMFGDVEVTDFDGTTMSEKDIVKKWGVLFTPTVMFFGETAPESKPANQLVVAQMPGAFGKMTTEDMLRWVVEKGYAGEESFQKYHARMIASRKK from the coding sequence ATGAGGATTTTGGATCAGACGAAGGCGCTTTTCATTGTTGGCGCAATATGTCTTGGAGCGCTTGTTACGACGCCATTAGCAACCAATGCTGCCAGTGTTGGAGATGATGGCCTGCATAAGCAGACGTGGATGCGAGATACATTCAAGGATTTGCGTGAGGATCTGGAGGAAGCCACAGCGGAAGGAAAACGGCTGATGGTGATGATCGAGCAACGCGGCTGTATCTATTGCAAAAAAATGCATGAAGAGATCTATCCGATTCCCGAAATTTCTAATTTTATCGAGGAAAATTTCTTCGTTGTGCAGATCAATATGTTTGGAGATGTCGAAGTAACCGACTTCGATGGCACCACAATGTCTGAAAAAGACATAGTAAAAAAGTGGGGGGTGTTGTTTACCCCAACCGTGATGTTTTTTGGAGAAACCGCTCCGGAATCGAAGCCTGCAAACCAGCTCGTAGTCGCGCAAATGCCTGGTGCATTTGGGAAAATGACGACGGAGGATATGTTGCGCTGGGTTGTTGAAAAAGGGTATGCGGGAGAGGAGTCTTTCCAGAAATATCATGCTCGAATGATAGCTTCGCGAAAAAAATAA
- the soxY gene encoding thiosulfate oxidation carrier protein SoxY, protein MKLTRREVLVLGSGAVVAASMVSLPAFASTVEEDIKTLIGGAEVKEGGIDLSAPEIAENGNTVPVEVDAEGAESITLFAAGNPTPAVATFKFGPLSPSQSASTRIRLAKTQDVVAIAKMKDGSFRRASTTVKVTIGGCGG, encoded by the coding sequence ATGAAGCTTACCCGTAGGGAAGTGCTGGTGCTTGGATCAGGAGCCGTTGTGGCAGCCAGCATGGTTAGCCTTCCAGCTTTTGCTTCCACCGTAGAGGAAGATATCAAGACGCTGATTGGCGGCGCTGAAGTAAAAGAGGGCGGTATTGATCTGTCCGCTCCGGAAATTGCCGAAAACGGTAACACTGTGCCGGTTGAAGTCGATGCAGAAGGTGCTGAGAGCATCACCCTGTTTGCTGCTGGTAATCCAACCCCTGCAGTGGCGACCTTCAAATTTGGTCCTCTGAGCCCATCTCAGTCTGCTTCTACCCGTATCCGTTTGGCCAAAACCCAAGACGTGGTTGCTATTGCAAAGATGAAAGACGGTTCATTCCGTCGTGCATCCACCACTGTCAAGGTAACCATCGGCGGCTGCGGCGGCTAA
- the soxX gene encoding sulfur oxidation c-type cytochrome SoxX, whose product MKRPVLALSALLIGAGVATAEPTPAGKVQFEEGAVKASLTGQAGDVANGRKVFKNRKLGNCLACHANSDMKDELFHGEVGPTLDGVSDRWTEAELRGIVTNSKKTFEGSIMPSFYVVDGIGRPLKKFAGKSILSGQQVEDVVAYLMTLKEQ is encoded by the coding sequence ATGAAGAGACCAGTTTTGGCATTATCTGCCCTGCTTATCGGGGCTGGCGTTGCCACAGCAGAGCCCACTCCGGCAGGCAAGGTTCAGTTTGAAGAGGGAGCCGTGAAAGCGTCTCTGACCGGTCAAGCTGGTGATGTCGCAAATGGGCGAAAGGTCTTTAAAAATCGCAAGCTCGGCAATTGCCTGGCCTGTCATGCCAATTCGGATATGAAAGACGAGCTGTTCCACGGGGAAGTTGGTCCAACTCTGGACGGTGTTTCTGATCGTTGGACGGAAGCCGAGTTGCGCGGGATTGTGACCAATTCCAAGAAGACATTTGAAGGCAGCATCATGCCATCTTTTTATGTCGTCGATGGTATTGGGCGACCTTTGAAAAAGTTTGCGGGCAAGTCCATTCTCTCCGGCCAACAGGTTGAGGATGTTGTTGCCTATCTGATGACACTGAAAGAACAGTGA
- a CDS encoding cytochrome c biogenesis CcdA family protein — protein sequence MLEVTLFGAVIAGLLSFLSPCILPIVPFYLSYLAGVGMNQISAEAEIDAAVRRRAVLAALCFSAGILTIFMGLGAAASAFGQMVREYFDILRWVAAAIIIAMGLHFLGVIRIGFLYRQFRSDAGSTKQVGYIGAFVIGLAFAFGWTPCVGPVLASILFMAAGTDTAGQGVWLLGAYGAGMTAPFVLAALFVGPFMAWMMKFRKHLSLMEKIMGALLIVFGLLIATNSVNVIAQWMLEVVPGFTSLT from the coding sequence GTGCTGGAAGTCACTCTTTTCGGGGCAGTAATAGCGGGGTTGCTGTCATTTTTATCTCCCTGCATTTTGCCAATTGTCCCTTTTTATCTGTCCTATCTGGCTGGAGTGGGAATGAACCAGATTTCCGCCGAGGCTGAGATTGATGCCGCGGTACGCCGCAGAGCGGTTCTTGCCGCGCTTTGCTTTTCGGCCGGAATCTTGACCATCTTCATGGGGCTGGGGGCAGCTGCCTCTGCATTTGGACAGATGGTACGTGAATATTTTGATATTCTACGCTGGGTGGCCGCTGCAATCATCATTGCCATGGGGCTACATTTTCTTGGCGTCATACGAATAGGATTTCTCTATCGACAATTCAGGAGCGATGCGGGCAGCACCAAGCAAGTGGGGTATATCGGGGCTTTTGTCATTGGTCTTGCTTTTGCGTTTGGCTGGACCCCCTGTGTCGGACCGGTTCTGGCTTCCATATTGTTCATGGCGGCAGGGACGGACACGGCAGGTCAGGGTGTCTGGTTGCTGGGAGCCTATGGTGCAGGCATGACCGCTCCCTTTGTTCTGGCGGCTCTCTTTGTTGGCCCTTTCATGGCCTGGATGATGAAATTCCGCAAACATCTCAGTCTGATGGAGAAGATCATGGGAGCATTGCTAATTGTTTTTGGGCTTTTGATTGCCACCAATTCAGTGAATGTGATTGCACAATGGATGCTCGAGGTGGTGCCCGGTTTTACAAGTTTAACCTAG
- a CDS encoding YaiI/YqxD family protein translates to MPEIYVDADACPVKEEVYKVAERHDIPVLLVANQWMRFPRDQDIRFIKVDDGADKADDYIAENCTEASVVITADILLAQRCIEKNATVLAPTGKAFTESSIGNAVATRNLMSDLREWGEVTGGPAPFSKQDRSRFLSSLHEAISKLKRG, encoded by the coding sequence ATGCCCGAAATCTATGTCGATGCCGATGCCTGTCCGGTAAAGGAAGAAGTCTATAAAGTGGCCGAACGGCACGATATTCCGGTTCTATTGGTAGCCAATCAATGGATGCGGTTTCCCAGAGATCAGGATATTCGCTTCATCAAGGTAGACGATGGCGCAGATAAGGCTGACGATTATATCGCCGAAAATTGCACAGAGGCATCAGTCGTCATCACGGCAGATATCTTGCTGGCCCAACGCTGTATCGAGAAAAACGCCACTGTATTGGCCCCCACTGGCAAGGCCTTTACAGAAAGCTCCATCGGCAATGCGGTCGCCACCCGAAATCTGATGTCCGATTTACGCGAGTGGGGAGAGGTCACCGGCGGCCCTGCTCCGTTTTCCAAGCAAGATCGATCCCGTTTCCTCTCAAGCCTTCATGAGGCGATTTCGAAGCTAAAACGCGGCTAA
- a CDS encoding MFS transporter: protein MLQILKHRQFAPLFLAQLVALFGTGLATVALGLLAFDLAGEKAGLVLGLVFTIKMVAYVGIAPIAGAFADRLPRRKMLVMLDLVRAGVAMMLPFVAEVWQIFGLIFLLQAASAAFTPTFQASIPDILPDEQDYTKALSLSRLAYDLESLLSPMLAGAVLLFFAYQALFVGTIIGFVASALLIFSVALPNPKPSEPRGIYERTTRGIWIYLATPRLRGLLALCMAVSAIGSMVLVNSVVLVRETLGLADVHVAYSYAAFGAGSMIAALSLPRLLDRLLDRQVMLSGVAILILAHGALITVMMLGQFSFVSLLIGWLFIGVGYSAILTPSGRLLQRSSHPEDRPAVYAAQFALSHACWLICYPLAGWMQTSMGSEVTMSVLTVIALSAALVATQLWPADAERVIEHSHDDLPPDHPHLKDSHGHVHSHVFVVDDYHVQWPGRP from the coding sequence ATGTTGCAAATTTTAAAACATCGTCAGTTTGCGCCGCTCTTTCTGGCTCAATTGGTGGCATTGTTTGGCACCGGTTTGGCTACGGTGGCGCTTGGTTTGCTTGCTTTCGATCTGGCCGGAGAAAAGGCAGGTCTGGTTCTGGGTTTGGTCTTTACCATCAAGATGGTGGCGTATGTGGGAATTGCGCCGATTGCCGGGGCGTTTGCAGACCGTTTGCCAAGACGCAAGATGCTGGTGATGCTGGATCTGGTGAGGGCAGGAGTGGCCATGATGCTGCCGTTCGTGGCTGAAGTCTGGCAGATTTTTGGCCTGATCTTCCTGCTACAAGCTGCTTCTGCTGCCTTTACCCCGACGTTTCAAGCGTCCATTCCGGATATTTTGCCAGATGAGCAGGACTATACGAAAGCGCTCTCGCTCTCTCGTCTGGCTTATGATCTGGAAAGTCTGCTGAGCCCGATGCTGGCGGGCGCTGTTTTGCTATTCTTTGCTTATCAGGCGTTGTTTGTGGGCACGATCATTGGATTTGTAGCCTCAGCGCTGCTTATTTTTTCTGTTGCTCTTCCCAATCCCAAGCCGTCGGAACCACGGGGTATCTATGAGCGAACGACCCGTGGGATCTGGATCTATCTGGCAACACCGCGCCTTCGTGGATTACTGGCGCTGTGCATGGCCGTATCAGCCATCGGCTCCATGGTTCTGGTGAATAGTGTTGTTCTGGTGCGGGAAACGTTGGGTTTGGCGGATGTGCATGTGGCCTATAGCTATGCCGCCTTTGGGGCCGGATCCATGATTGCGGCATTGTCGCTGCCGCGCTTGCTGGACAGGCTTCTTGATCGACAAGTGATGTTAAGCGGCGTTGCCATCCTGATTTTGGCTCATGGAGCTCTTATCACAGTTATGATGCTCGGACAGTTTTCTTTTGTAAGTCTACTGATTGGCTGGCTGTTCATTGGCGTTGGCTATTCCGCAATTTTGACGCCATCAGGGCGGTTGCTGCAGCGCTCCTCTCACCCGGAAGATCGTCCTGCTGTCTATGCTGCGCAGTTTGCACTGTCCCATGCTTGTTGGTTGATTTGCTATCCATTGGCGGGTTGGATGCAGACATCAATGGGGAGTGAAGTCACCATGTCGGTTCTGACTGTGATTGCTCTTTCTGCTGCGCTTGTTGCGACTCAGCTGTGGCCTGCGGACGCAGAGCGGGTGATCGAACACAGTCACGATGATTTGCCGCCAGATCATCCGCATCTGAAAGACAGCCATGGCCATGTGCATAGCCATGTCTTCGTGGTGGATGATTATCATGTGCAATGGCCGGGCAGACCATAA
- a CDS encoding YeeE/YedE family protein → MMELLLSHEFLLAYAGLAGGILLGLAARLGRFCTLGAIEDYFYSSSDLRLRMWGIAIGIAIIGTFSLVHFDALQLQNATYLRQQWNPLESIVGGLMFGYGMAICGNCGYGALARLGGGDLRAFVIVIVMGISAYMTISGPLAYIRIWLFPVNQVEDSLPSFATSLSELIGLSSSVIGILIGIVVLIATAAPRHVRQKPSTIFWGAIVGLAVVSGWASTQWLYTESFEANPVVSHTFSGPIGETILYAMTASGTSLTFGVGSVAGVWIGAFIGSMIKGHFRWEACEDPRELRRQIIGAGLMGVGAVIAVGCSIGQGLSAISLLAYSGPVTLLSLMAGAALGLRQLMVGFARPV, encoded by the coding sequence ATGATGGAGCTGTTACTCAGCCACGAATTTCTATTGGCTTATGCTGGCCTTGCTGGTGGCATCCTGCTTGGATTGGCCGCCAGATTGGGACGCTTCTGCACTCTAGGCGCTATTGAAGACTATTTCTATTCCAGCTCCGATCTTCGTCTGCGCATGTGGGGTATTGCCATCGGCATTGCCATCATCGGCACCTTTTCCCTCGTTCACTTTGACGCATTGCAACTACAAAATGCCACCTATCTGCGCCAGCAATGGAACCCGCTGGAGAGCATCGTTGGAGGCCTCATGTTTGGCTATGGCATGGCTATCTGCGGCAATTGTGGTTATGGCGCTCTCGCTCGTCTTGGCGGTGGAGATCTCCGCGCCTTTGTCATTGTCATCGTTATGGGCATCAGCGCCTATATGACAATTTCAGGACCATTGGCCTATATTCGCATCTGGCTCTTTCCGGTCAATCAAGTCGAAGACAGCCTGCCATCCTTCGCCACCAGCTTGTCGGAGCTTATTGGGCTGAGCAGCTCCGTGATAGGTATTCTGATAGGAATTGTTGTACTGATTGCCACAGCCGCTCCGAGGCATGTGCGTCAAAAACCATCAACAATTTTCTGGGGAGCCATTGTCGGTCTGGCAGTGGTATCGGGTTGGGCTAGCACCCAATGGCTCTATACGGAGAGTTTCGAGGCCAATCCCGTTGTCTCACACACTTTCTCAGGCCCTATTGGTGAAACAATCCTCTATGCCATGACCGCATCCGGCACCTCCCTCACATTTGGTGTAGGCTCAGTTGCTGGTGTCTGGATTGGCGCTTTCATTGGCAGCATGATCAAAGGCCATTTCCGTTGGGAAGCGTGCGAAGATCCCCGTGAATTGCGCCGTCAGATCATTGGTGCAGGCCTGATGGGTGTCGGTGCAGTTATTGCTGTAGGTTGCTCCATTGGCCAAGGCCTCTCAGCCATTTCACTGCTGGCCTATAGCGGCCCTGTTACCTTGCTCTCCTTGATGGCCGGTGCAGCCCTTGGTCTCCGCCAGCTCATGGTCGGTTTCGCTCGCCCCGTCTAA
- the soxB gene encoding thiosulfohydrolase SoxB produces MISRRDFLQVSMAAASLYGLSGFGAWAKVAAQQALTQDQLLEFDTFGNVSIIHVTDIHAQMMPIYFREPEINIGVGSNKGHVPHLTGADFRKAYGVGEGTPAQYALTYEDFSSLAKSYGKVGGLDRVSTIINSIRADRPDALLLDGGDTWHGSLTCYKTEGQDMVNVMNALKPDAMTFHWEFTLGSERVNEIVEGLPFAALGQNIFDAEWDEPAELFKPYKFFERGGVKVAVIGQAFPYMPIANPRWMFPEYSFGIRDENMQEMVDEVRAAGAECVVCLSHNGFDVDKKMASRVKGIDVILSGHTHDALPEPVLIEKTYIVASGSNGKFVSRIDLDIRNGKMMGIKHKLIPVFSDVIAPDPVITKLIDEQRAPYKKELEEVIGKSDSLLYRRGNFSGTWDDLICEALIEEREADISMSPGVRWGPSILPGQDITREDLFNVTSMSYGEAYRTKMTGEFIHVILEDVADNIFNPDPYYQQGGDMVRTGGLNFTCDISKPQGKRISDLTLTKTGEKIEASKEYWVAGWASVNEGTEGPQIWDVVESFIRKKGTVSVSGESNVKVVGV; encoded by the coding sequence ATGATTTCCCGTCGCGATTTTCTCCAGGTAAGTATGGCAGCTGCATCGCTTTATGGTCTGTCGGGCTTTGGCGCCTGGGCCAAAGTTGCTGCCCAGCAAGCCCTGACCCAAGACCAGCTTTTGGAATTTGACACATTTGGCAATGTTTCCATCATTCACGTGACTGATATTCATGCCCAAATGATGCCAATCTATTTCCGTGAGCCGGAAATCAATATCGGTGTCGGGTCGAACAAGGGTCATGTACCGCATCTGACAGGGGCAGATTTCCGCAAAGCTTATGGCGTTGGTGAGGGTACACCTGCTCAATATGCACTGACCTATGAAGATTTCTCCTCCCTTGCCAAGAGTTATGGCAAGGTTGGTGGTTTGGATCGCGTTTCCACCATCATCAATTCCATCCGCGCGGATCGTCCTGATGCCTTGCTGCTGGATGGTGGTGATACCTGGCATGGCTCGCTGACCTGTTACAAGACAGAAGGTCAGGACATGGTCAATGTGATGAATGCATTGAAGCCGGATGCCATGACCTTCCATTGGGAATTTACTCTTGGTTCCGAGCGTGTGAACGAGATTGTGGAAGGTTTGCCTTTTGCGGCTCTTGGTCAAAATATCTTTGATGCCGAGTGGGATGAGCCTGCCGAACTGTTCAAGCCATACAAATTCTTTGAGCGTGGCGGCGTGAAGGTTGCCGTTATCGGTCAGGCATTTCCTTATATGCCAATCGCCAATCCGCGCTGGATGTTCCCTGAATACAGCTTCGGTATTCGTGACGAGAATATGCAGGAAATGGTCGACGAAGTTCGCGCTGCTGGTGCTGAATGCGTGGTCTGCCTGTCTCACAACGGTTTTGACGTGGACAAGAAAATGGCGTCTCGTGTCAAGGGTATTGATGTCATCCTGTCTGGTCACACCCATGATGCGTTGCCGGAGCCAGTGCTGATCGAGAAAACCTATATCGTGGCATCTGGCTCCAATGGCAAATTTGTCAGCCGTATCGATCTGGATATTCGCAATGGCAAGATGATGGGCATCAAGCATAAGCTGATCCCGGTCTTCTCTGATGTGATTGCACCGGATCCTGTCATTACCAAACTGATTGATGAGCAGCGGGCACCATACAAGAAAGAATTGGAAGAAGTGATCGGCAAGTCCGATAGCCTTCTTTATCGCCGTGGCAACTTCTCTGGTACCTGGGATGATCTGATTTGTGAGGCTCTGATCGAAGAGCGCGAAGCAGATATTTCCATGTCACCGGGCGTGCGTTGGGGACCAAGCATTCTGCCAGGTCAGGATATTACCCGTGAGGATCTGTTCAACGTGACCTCCATGTCCTATGGCGAAGCCTATCGCACCAAAATGACTGGCGAGTTCATCCATGTGATTTTGGAAGATGTGGCCGACAATATCTTCAACCCGGATCCATATTACCAGCAAGGCGGTGACATGGTTCGGACCGGTGGTTTGAATTTCACCTGTGATATTTCCAAACCGCAAGGCAAGCGTATTTCTGATCTGACGCTGACCAAGACTGGCGAGAAGATAGAAGCTTCCAAGGAATATTGGGTTGCCGGTTGGGCCAGCGTGAACGAAGGCACCGAAGGGCCGCAAATCTGGGATGTTGTAGAGAGCTTCATCCGCAAGAAAGGGACTGTGAGCGTCTCAGGGGAGAGCAACGTCAAGGTTGTTGGCGTTTGA
- the soxZ gene encoding thiosulfate oxidation carrier complex protein SoxZ translates to MAKGVKPRVKVPKKAEAGESITIKSLISHKMESGQRKGKDGKLIPRSIINRFTCDFNGQNVIDVTIEPAVSTNPYFQFEAKVPEAGEFHFTWYDDDGSVYEAKKKIKIA, encoded by the coding sequence ATGGCTAAAGGTGTGAAACCTCGCGTGAAGGTTCCGAAAAAAGCTGAAGCAGGCGAATCCATTACGATCAAATCCCTGATCAGTCACAAAATGGAATCCGGTCAGCGCAAGGGTAAGGACGGTAAGCTCATCCCACGTTCAATCATCAATCGTTTCACTTGTGACTTCAATGGTCAGAATGTGATTGATGTTACTATTGAACCTGCGGTTTCGACCAATCCGTACTTTCAGTTTGAAGCAAAAGTGCCAGAGGCAGGTGAGTTCCATTTCACCTGGTATGATGACGACGGATCAGTCTACGAGGCGAAGAAAAAAATCAAAATCGCCTAA
- the soxA gene encoding sulfur oxidation c-type cytochrome SoxA: MEKTSFLLSMMVAAAFAATASIAQADESASLEIEGETFVTKTKAPAHAENLDEIYSGWVFRADETQTLQTDDFDNPGFVFVDTAMDLYEEVDGTADKACSSCHENVEDFKGLRAAMPRVKDGKVQTMEEIINNCRTEHMGAKAWKWSGTQMSSMVAYIGLQSRGMPVKVAIDGDAKPIWEQGKKLYYSRFGQLDMACSNCHEDNYGNMIRADHLSQGQINGFPTYRLKNAKLNSIHGRFKGCMKNIRAEPFKEGSDEFKALQLYLASRGAGLTVETPSVRN; the protein is encoded by the coding sequence ATGGAAAAGACTTCATTCCTGCTTTCAATGATGGTAGCGGCAGCTTTTGCCGCTACTGCCTCAATCGCTCAGGCTGATGAGAGTGCCAGCCTGGAGATTGAAGGCGAGACCTTTGTTACGAAAACAAAAGCGCCAGCTCATGCCGAGAATCTGGACGAAATCTATTCGGGCTGGGTTTTTCGTGCAGATGAAACACAAACTTTGCAGACCGATGATTTTGACAATCCGGGTTTCGTTTTTGTCGATACAGCAATGGATCTGTATGAAGAAGTGGATGGAACTGCTGACAAGGCTTGCTCCAGCTGTCACGAGAATGTCGAAGACTTCAAAGGCCTGCGCGCCGCAATGCCACGTGTGAAAGATGGCAAAGTGCAGACCATGGAAGAGATTATCAACAATTGCCGTACGGAACATATGGGCGCCAAGGCTTGGAAATGGTCAGGAACCCAGATGAGTTCCATGGTTGCCTATATCGGTTTGCAGTCACGAGGCATGCCTGTGAAGGTTGCTATTGATGGTGATGCGAAGCCAATCTGGGAACAGGGCAAGAAGTTGTACTACAGTCGTTTTGGCCAGTTGGATATGGCATGTTCCAATTGTCATGAGGACAATTATGGCAACATGATCCGCGCAGACCATCTGTCTCAGGGCCAGATCAATGGTTTCCCGACTTATCGTCTGAAGAATGCCAAGCTGAATTCCATCCATGGCCGCTTTAAAGGTTGCATGAAAAATATTCGTGCCGAGCCTTTCAAGGAAGGGTCTGATGAGTTCAAAGCTCTGCAGCTTTACCTTGCCAGTCGTGGGGCAGGTCTGACGGTGGAAACCCCGTCTGTAAGAAACTAG
- a CDS encoding iron-containing alcohol dehydrogenase, with product MPGAFTFNSTKSILCEPGVVAGLGPRLVAEFGRKLQIVTDKGLLAAGLVEPLCRSIREAGGEYVIFDDVVADPPANLVLAAQQQARDDDVEAVIGLGGGSSLDVAKLSALLAKSDEQLDDIYGVGMVKGERLPLVLIPTTAGTGSEVTPISIITVGETEKKGVVSPLILPDLAVLDASLTIGLPPHVTAATGIDAMVHAIEAYTSASINNNPISRGLAQQALLLLGANIVSAVKDGTDPQVRSDMLLGSLLAGQAFANSPVAAVHALAYPIGGIFHVPHGLSNALVLPHVMRFNMPACGKAYADLAPLIFPDLGSAAHDRRCEALIDRLAALAEDLGLETRLREVGIDEGDLLRMASDAMLQTRLLVNNPREVSEAEALAIYQAAW from the coding sequence ATGCCCGGGGCATTCACATTTAACAGCACCAAATCCATTTTATGCGAGCCGGGCGTTGTAGCAGGGTTGGGGCCGCGTTTGGTTGCGGAGTTTGGCCGTAAACTTCAAATCGTCACAGATAAGGGATTGCTCGCTGCCGGTCTGGTTGAGCCGCTTTGTCGTTCGATCCGTGAGGCTGGCGGTGAGTATGTGATCTTTGATGATGTGGTAGCGGATCCTCCGGCCAATCTGGTGCTGGCGGCGCAACAGCAGGCTCGGGATGATGACGTTGAGGCTGTTATCGGTCTTGGCGGTGGATCTTCGCTGGATGTGGCCAAGCTCTCAGCTTTGCTGGCTAAAAGTGATGAGCAGCTTGATGACATTTACGGTGTTGGGATGGTCAAGGGAGAACGATTGCCCTTGGTGTTGATCCCGACTACAGCGGGGACCGGGTCGGAGGTGACGCCCATTTCTATTATCACCGTGGGAGAAACCGAGAAAAAAGGCGTGGTGTCACCGTTGATCCTGCCTGATCTGGCGGTGCTGGATGCCAGTCTGACAATTGGGCTGCCACCGCATGTGACAGCGGCTACCGGGATTGATGCCATGGTGCATGCGATTGAGGCCTATACATCGGCATCCATCAATAACAATCCGATTTCTCGTGGTCTGGCACAGCAAGCCTTGCTGTTGCTTGGTGCCAATATTGTTTCGGCGGTGAAGGATGGCACAGATCCGCAAGTACGATCTGACATGTTGCTTGGCTCATTGCTGGCAGGGCAGGCCTTTGCCAATAGCCCGGTCGCAGCTGTACATGCCTTGGCCTATCCTATCGGGGGGATCTTCCATGTGCCGCATGGTCTATCGAACGCGCTGGTTCTGCCCCATGTGATGCGCTTCAATATGCCCGCCTGTGGCAAGGCTTATGCGGATCTGGCTCCATTGATCTTTCCTGACCTTGGCAGCGCAGCGCATGATCGCCGTTGTGAGGCACTGATCGACCGATTGGCGGCTTTGGCGGAAGATCTGGGATTGGAAACCCGCCTGCGAGAGGTTGGTATCGACGAAGGGGATCTGCTTCGTATGGCAAGCGATGCCATGTTGCAGACCCGTCTGCTGGTCAACAACCCACGTGAAGTGTCAGAGGCAGAGGCCTTGGCGATCTATCAGGCGGCTTGGTAG